From the Arthrobacter sp. PM3 genome, one window contains:
- a CDS encoding pyridoxal phosphate-dependent aminotransferase translates to MAEFKQSTKLHNVLYDIRGPILQAAQQMEAEGHRILKLNIGNPAPFGFEAPDAILVDMIRHLPHAQGYSDSRGIFSARTAVSQYYQTRGIQNIHVDDIYLGNGVSELITMSLMALLDGGDEVLIPTPDYPLWTASVALAGGRPVHYLCDEETGWQPDLEDMEAKITPRTRGIVVINPNNPTGAVYPEATLKKIVALAEKHGLVIFADEIYEKILYEDAVHVNLAGLTGDDVLCLTFSGLSKAYRVCGFRAGWMAISGPKKAAADYLEGINLLANMRLCANVPAQHAIQTALGGYQSINDLILPGGRLLEQRNKAYDMLNAIPGVSTQQARGAMYLFPRLDPEVYHIRDDEKFVLDLLREQKILLSHGRAFNWVRPDHFRMVTLPNVKDLEEAINRMADFLSRYKGN, encoded by the coding sequence ATGGCAGAATTCAAGCAGTCCACCAAGCTTCATAATGTCCTTTACGACATCCGTGGACCGATTCTTCAGGCCGCCCAGCAGATGGAGGCGGAGGGTCACCGGATCCTCAAACTGAACATCGGAAACCCGGCCCCGTTTGGCTTTGAAGCGCCGGACGCGATCCTGGTGGACATGATCCGCCACCTGCCGCACGCCCAGGGCTACAGCGACTCCCGCGGCATTTTCTCCGCCCGGACCGCCGTCTCGCAGTACTACCAGACCCGCGGCATCCAGAACATCCACGTCGATGACATTTACCTGGGCAACGGTGTCAGTGAACTCATTACGATGTCGCTGATGGCCCTGCTCGACGGCGGCGACGAGGTCCTCATCCCCACCCCGGACTACCCGCTGTGGACTGCCTCGGTGGCGCTGGCCGGCGGCCGGCCGGTGCACTACCTCTGCGACGAGGAGACCGGCTGGCAGCCGGACCTGGAGGACATGGAAGCGAAGATCACCCCGCGCACCCGGGGCATCGTGGTCATCAATCCGAACAACCCCACCGGTGCCGTCTACCCGGAGGCGACGCTGAAGAAGATCGTCGCCCTGGCCGAGAAACACGGCCTGGTGATCTTCGCCGATGAAATCTACGAGAAGATCCTGTACGAAGACGCGGTCCACGTGAACCTCGCCGGGCTCACGGGCGACGACGTCCTGTGCCTGACCTTCAGCGGGCTCTCCAAGGCGTACCGGGTCTGCGGATTCCGGGCCGGCTGGATGGCCATCTCCGGGCCGAAGAAGGCTGCCGCGGATTACCTCGAAGGCATCAACCTGCTCGCCAACATGCGCCTCTGCGCCAATGTGCCGGCCCAGCACGCCATCCAGACCGCCCTCGGCGGCTACCAGAGCATCAACGACCTCATCCTGCCCGGCGGACGCCTTCTGGAGCAGCGGAACAAGGCCTACGACATGCTCAACGCCATCCCCGGCGTCAGCACGCAGCAGGCCCGCGGGGCCATGTACCTGTTCCCGCGGCTGGACCCGGAGGTCTATCACATCCGCGACGACGAGAAATTCGTCCTGGACCTGCTCAGGGAGCAGAAGATCCTCCTCTCCCACGGCAGGGCGTTCAACTGGGTGCGGCCGGATCACTTCCGGATGGTGACGCTGCCCAACGTCAAGGACCTTGAGGAAGCGATCAACCGGATGGCGGACTTCCTGAGCCGGTACAAGGGGAACTAG
- a CDS encoding ABC transporter substrate-binding protein, producing the protein MKESRQRALGRRAFGGLAVGVGLAMALSACAGSSNPLSTAPASSGAASGSGGAMVIGSADFPESQILAEVYAGALNAAGITASTKPNIGSREVYFKAVQDGSVDVVPDYSGNLLLHVNKDATEVSAEDIAKALPTKLPQGLAVLDAAKAEDKDAMVVTKATAEKYQLKSIEDMAKVCGDLVIGAPATFAERAYGLPGLAKNYNCVPKKLEPFSDGGGAVTLKALLSDQVQVADIYTTTPSIPDNDLVVLEDPKNNFIAQQVLPLYNTAKMTDKAKEALNGVSKVLTTEDLINLNRAVSGSQKQNPKDAADAWLKEKGIVKQ; encoded by the coding sequence ATGAAGGAATCCCGTCAACGAGCCCTCGGCCGGCGCGCATTCGGCGGCCTGGCCGTCGGCGTGGGCCTGGCCATGGCACTGTCCGCCTGTGCCGGTTCGTCCAACCCGCTGAGTACGGCCCCGGCCAGCAGCGGCGCGGCGTCCGGGTCAGGCGGAGCGATGGTGATCGGCTCCGCTGATTTCCCGGAGAGCCAGATCCTGGCCGAGGTCTATGCCGGTGCCCTGAACGCCGCCGGCATCACGGCCAGCACCAAGCCGAACATCGGCTCACGCGAGGTCTACTTCAAGGCCGTCCAGGACGGGTCGGTGGATGTTGTGCCCGACTACAGCGGCAACCTGCTGCTGCACGTGAACAAGGACGCCACTGAGGTCTCCGCCGAGGACATCGCCAAGGCCCTCCCGACCAAGCTGCCGCAGGGCCTGGCCGTGCTGGACGCCGCCAAGGCCGAGGACAAGGACGCCATGGTGGTCACCAAGGCCACGGCCGAGAAGTACCAGCTGAAGTCCATCGAAGACATGGCGAAGGTCTGCGGCGATCTCGTCATCGGCGCGCCGGCGACGTTCGCCGAGCGGGCGTACGGGCTGCCCGGCCTGGCTAAGAACTACAACTGCGTGCCCAAGAAGCTTGAGCCGTTCAGCGACGGCGGCGGCGCCGTCACGCTCAAGGCCCTGCTCTCGGACCAGGTCCAGGTGGCGGACATCTACACCACCACCCCGTCCATCCCGGACAACGACCTCGTCGTGCTGGAGGACCCGAAGAACAACTTCATCGCCCAGCAGGTCCTGCCGCTGTACAACACGGCCAAAATGACGGACAAGGCGAAGGAAGCCCTGAACGGCGTGTCCAAGGTCCTCACGACCGAGGACCTGATCAACCTCAACCGTGCGGTCAGCGGCAGCCAGAAGCAGAACCCGAAGGATGCCGCGGACGCCTGGCTGAAGGAGAAGGGGATCGTCAAGCAGTAG